One window from the genome of Mycolicibacterium gadium encodes:
- a CDS encoding CocE/NonD family hydrolase, giving the protein MIERQLNGPQTTGRGYRNLSLPQFKIHSDDNVRVPMRDGVTLLADVHRPAADGKYPALIAASPYPRQMQDFGAPAGFIEAGATDFWVPRGYVHVIANVRGTGGSGGTFGFFDPQERRDMFDLVEWAAAQPWCDGNVGMIGISYFAMTQLEAAVEKPPHLKAIFPVAVTADLYEAAAHHGLVSTSFITPFLSMMGLTSDRSDAFWRRNPAIALARKVLNTPPLHRKFATMNGEAAVTMMRALLKLPHSTHPWDDLWLDAVVKHPMRDDWWEARNLLPLLKNVDIPVYLGCDWENVPLHLPSTFAAWEALADNPNVRMALLGRFGLTWPWESLHHEALAWYDHWLKGQDTGIMDGPPIRYVLPGADGWHTADQWPPAATILREFALRADGTLDAAEGTPGGREYLTLGAGLNRVKASPIDPPSLLSWTSAPLSEPIEVVGDVELRLVASATASDTAWIATLEHVAADGTVTEVTAGWLRASLREIDADASRDGAPVLPCRTFAPVPIGEDVEYRIPLVSNARRFAPGDRIRLTLTSDDQDPKTPAIMNFRHASVGTSSLNTVRSSSRLLLPVQC; this is encoded by the coding sequence ATGATCGAACGTCAGCTGAACGGGCCGCAGACCACCGGGCGCGGCTACCGCAATCTCAGCCTGCCGCAGTTCAAGATCCACAGTGACGACAACGTCCGCGTGCCGATGCGCGACGGCGTCACCCTTCTTGCCGACGTCCATCGCCCTGCGGCGGACGGCAAGTATCCGGCGTTGATCGCGGCGTCGCCCTACCCACGTCAGATGCAGGACTTCGGCGCGCCCGCCGGCTTCATCGAGGCCGGCGCCACCGACTTCTGGGTGCCGCGCGGCTACGTCCACGTGATCGCCAATGTCCGCGGAACGGGCGGCTCCGGCGGCACCTTCGGGTTCTTCGACCCGCAGGAACGCCGGGACATGTTCGACCTTGTCGAGTGGGCCGCCGCACAGCCTTGGTGCGACGGCAATGTCGGGATGATCGGCATCAGCTACTTCGCGATGACACAACTCGAGGCGGCCGTGGAGAAACCACCGCATCTGAAGGCGATCTTTCCCGTCGCGGTTACCGCGGACCTGTACGAGGCGGCCGCTCACCACGGCCTGGTGAGCACGTCGTTCATCACACCGTTCCTATCGATGATGGGACTGACGTCCGACCGCAGCGACGCCTTCTGGCGCCGCAACCCCGCTATCGCCCTGGCTCGCAAAGTCCTCAACACGCCGCCCCTGCATCGCAAGTTCGCGACCATGAACGGCGAGGCCGCGGTCACGATGATGCGTGCACTGCTCAAGCTGCCGCACAGCACCCATCCCTGGGACGACCTCTGGCTGGACGCCGTCGTCAAGCATCCGATGCGCGACGACTGGTGGGAGGCGCGAAACCTGTTGCCGCTGCTGAAGAACGTCGACATCCCGGTGTATCTGGGATGCGATTGGGAGAACGTGCCCCTGCATCTGCCGTCGACGTTCGCAGCATGGGAAGCGTTGGCGGACAACCCGAATGTTCGGATGGCACTGCTAGGTCGGTTCGGGCTGACGTGGCCATGGGAGAGCCTGCACCACGAGGCGCTGGCGTGGTACGACCACTGGCTCAAGGGCCAGGACACCGGCATCATGGACGGTCCCCCAATTCGCTATGTGCTGCCGGGCGCCGACGGCTGGCACACCGCCGACCAGTGGCCTCCCGCCGCAACGATTCTCAGAGAATTCGCGCTGCGCGCCGACGGCACGCTCGACGCCGCCGAGGGCACCCCGGGAGGTCGCGAATACCTGACGCTGGGCGCCGGGCTCAACCGCGTGAAGGCCAGCCCCATAGATCCGCCGTCGCTGCTTTCGTGGACCAGCGCGCCGCTGAGCGAACCCATCGAAGTTGTCGGCGATGTGGAGCTGCGCCTCGTCGCATCGGCCACCGCGTCTGATACGGCATGGATCGCGACACTCGAGCATGTCGCCGCGGACGGCACCGTCACCGAGGTGACGGCCGGATGGCTCAGGGCGAGCCTTCGCGAGATCGACGCGGACGCCAGCCGGGACGGCGCGCCCGTCCTGCCGTGCCGCACGTTCGCGCCCGTGCCCATCGGCGAAGACGTCGAGTATCGGATTCCGTTGGTGTCCAACGCCCGCCGATTCGCTCCCGGGGACCGCATTCGGCTCACGCTCACGAGCGACGACCAGGATCCGAAGACACCCGCGATCATGAACTTCCGGCACGCGAGTGTCGGCACCAGCAGCCTGAACACCGTCCGGTCGTCGTCCCGACTGCTACTACCCGTTCAGTGTTAG
- a CDS encoding acyl-CoA dehydrogenase family protein: MSFDLELSPDLVHIRDWVHEFATDVIRPAAAEWDEREETPWPIIQEAAKVGVYSMEFFAEQAGEPSGLGMLVAFEEMFWGDAGIALSIVGTGLAAASLAGGGTPEQIAEFLPQMFGTVDDPKVGSFCSSEPGAGSDVGAILTRARYDEATDEWVLNGTKTWATNGGIAEVHIVVASVYPELGSRGQASFIIPPNTPGFRQGQKFLKHGIRASHTAEVVLDDVRIPGRLIIGGRDKFEERIAKVREGKSSKGQAAMATFERTRPTVGAMAVGVARAAYEYALDYALQREQFGRKIGEFQAIAFKLADMKARIDAARLLVWRAGWMARNGKPFDNAEGSMAKLVASETAVYVTDEAIQILGGNGYTREYPVERMHRDAKIFTIFEGTSEIQRLVIGRAVTGLPIR; this comes from the coding sequence ATGTCGTTCGACCTCGAACTGTCACCCGACCTCGTCCACATTCGCGACTGGGTCCACGAGTTTGCCACCGACGTGATCCGGCCGGCCGCCGCCGAATGGGATGAGCGCGAAGAGACACCGTGGCCGATCATCCAGGAGGCCGCGAAGGTCGGCGTCTACTCCATGGAGTTCTTCGCCGAGCAGGCGGGCGAACCGTCCGGCCTTGGCATGCTCGTCGCGTTCGAGGAGATGTTCTGGGGCGATGCGGGAATCGCGCTGTCGATCGTCGGCACTGGCCTGGCGGCCGCATCGCTGGCCGGCGGCGGAACGCCCGAGCAGATAGCCGAGTTCTTGCCACAGATGTTCGGCACAGTCGACGACCCCAAGGTCGGTTCCTTCTGTTCGTCGGAGCCGGGCGCCGGCTCGGATGTCGGTGCAATCCTGACGCGCGCACGCTACGACGAGGCCACCGACGAATGGGTGCTCAACGGTACGAAGACGTGGGCGACCAACGGCGGCATCGCCGAGGTGCACATCGTCGTCGCGTCTGTGTATCCCGAGCTGGGCAGCCGCGGTCAGGCGTCGTTCATCATCCCGCCCAACACCCCCGGATTCCGGCAGGGCCAGAAATTTCTCAAGCACGGCATCAGGGCGTCGCATACCGCCGAGGTCGTGCTGGACGACGTCCGCATCCCCGGCCGCCTGATCATCGGTGGCAGGGACAAATTCGAGGAACGGATCGCGAAAGTCCGCGAGGGCAAGAGTTCGAAAGGCCAGGCCGCAATGGCCACCTTCGAGCGGACCCGCCCGACGGTCGGTGCGATGGCGGTCGGCGTGGCCCGTGCGGCGTATGAGTACGCGCTGGACTATGCATTGCAGCGCGAGCAATTCGGCCGCAAGATCGGCGAATTCCAGGCCATCGCATTCAAATTGGCCGACATGAAAGCTCGCATCGACGCGGCGCGCCTGCTCGTGTGGCGGGCGGGCTGGATGGCCCGCAACGGCAAACCGTTTGACAACGCCGAGGGGTCGATGGCCAAGCTCGTAGCGAGCGAAACCGCCGTCTACGTCACCGACGAGGCGATCCAGATTCTCGGTGGCAACGGCTATACGCGTGAATATCCGGTCGAGCGGATGCATCGCGACGCCAAGATCTTCACCATCTTCGAAGGCACCAGCGAGATTCAGCGGCTGGTCATCGGTCGCGCGGTGACGGGTCTGCCCATCCGCTGA
- a CDS encoding integrase core domain-containing protein: MTSSRKIVGWRVEQRESDDLATQMFQTAITTHGSPAVVHADSGPAMRSTDLKDLLADLGIAQTHNRPRVSNDNPFSESEFRTMKYRPNYPGIFDDLDAARAWVNSYVSWYNQHHRHSGIALFTPPRSTTGNGRSGGSNATTPSRPTTTPTPNDSAHARTPNHPRPLWASTSHPKTTPTDSTQLDNARQRLYAHRIRNQRMGRPVTARPMTSR; the protein is encoded by the coding sequence TTGACATCTTCTCGCAAGATCGTGGGCTGGCGCGTCGAGCAACGCGAGAGCGACGATCTCGCCACGCAGATGTTCCAGACCGCGATCACCACCCACGGGTCGCCCGCAGTCGTGCACGCCGATTCTGGGCCGGCGATGCGCTCGACGGATCTCAAAGACCTCCTCGCCGATCTCGGCATCGCTCAGACCCACAACCGGCCACGGGTCAGCAATGACAACCCGTTCTCCGAATCGGAATTCCGCACGATGAAATACCGGCCGAACTATCCCGGTATCTTCGATGATCTCGATGCCGCGCGGGCCTGGGTAAACTCCTATGTCTCCTGGTACAACCAGCACCACCGCCACAGCGGGATCGCACTGTTCACCCCGCCGAGGTCCACGACGGGCAATGGACGCAGCGGTGGCTCCAACGCGACCACGCCCTCCAGGCCTACTACGACACCCACCCCGAACGATTCCGCGCACGCCCGCACACCGAATCACCCAAGGCCACTGTGGGCATCAACCTCCCACCCGAAAACGACCCCGACCGACTCCACGCAGCTTGACAACGCCCGTCAGCGGCTGTATGCGCACCGAATTCGCAATCAGCGGATGGGCAGACCCGTCACCGCGCGACCGATGACCAGCCGCTGA
- the pdxT gene encoding pyridoxal 5'-phosphate synthase glutaminase subunit PdxT — protein MSTPHVGVLALQGDTREHLAALRAAGAEASTVRRLRELESVDALVIPGGESTTMSHLLREFELLEPLRARLADGMPAYGSCAGMILLATEILDAGTAGRDATPLKAIDMTVRRNAFGRQVDSFEDDIDFTGLDKPVHAVFIRAPWVERVGPDVEVLGQAAGHIVAVRQGKMLATSFHPEVTGDRRIHKLFVDLL, from the coding sequence GTGAGCACCCCGCATGTCGGCGTGCTGGCGCTTCAAGGCGACACACGCGAACATCTTGCGGCGTTGCGTGCCGCGGGCGCCGAGGCGTCGACCGTCCGCCGGTTGCGTGAACTGGAATCCGTTGACGCGCTTGTGATCCCCGGCGGTGAGTCCACCACGATGAGCCATCTGCTGCGGGAGTTCGAGCTGCTCGAGCCGCTGCGCGCGCGGTTGGCCGACGGTATGCCTGCCTACGGATCGTGCGCGGGCATGATTTTGCTCGCCACTGAGATCCTGGACGCCGGCACCGCCGGGCGCGACGCAACGCCGCTGAAGGCGATCGATATGACGGTGCGACGCAACGCGTTTGGTCGTCAGGTGGATTCGTTCGAGGATGACATCGACTTCACGGGTCTCGACAAGCCCGTGCACGCGGTGTTCATCCGGGCCCCCTGGGTCGAGCGCGTCGGCCCGGACGTCGAGGTGCTGGGGCAGGCCGCCGGTCATATCGTCGCGGTGCGTCAGGGCAAGATGCTCGCGACGTCGTTTCACCCGGAGGTGACCGGCGACCGTCGCATCCACAAACTCTTCGTGGACTTACTCTAG
- the tesB gene encoding acyl-CoA thioesterase II — MSIEQILDLEQLEVNIYRGTMWSPESGFLQRTFGGHVAGQSLVSAVRTVNPEFQVHSLHGYFLRPGDATAPTVYIVERLRDGGSFVTRRVNAIQHGENIFSMSASFQTDQSGIEHQDAVPSAAPPDDLPALSDIKAFDDAGFKQFAEWDVRIVPQDKLTRLPGKASQQQVWFRHRDPLPDDYVLHICALAYMSDLTLLGSAQVHHADERGHLMVASLDHAMWFMRQFRADEWLLYDQSSPSASGGRSLCQGKIFNQDGEMVAAVMQEGLTRYKRDFTP, encoded by the coding sequence ATGTCGATCGAACAGATCCTTGATCTCGAGCAACTCGAGGTCAACATCTATCGCGGCACCATGTGGAGCCCGGAGTCGGGGTTTCTGCAGCGCACGTTCGGTGGCCATGTCGCCGGCCAATCGCTGGTGTCCGCCGTCCGCACGGTCAACCCCGAGTTCCAGGTGCACTCGTTGCACGGCTACTTCCTGCGGCCGGGAGACGCGACGGCGCCGACGGTGTACATCGTCGAGCGGTTGCGTGACGGCGGCTCCTTCGTGACGCGTCGCGTCAACGCGATCCAGCACGGCGAGAACATCTTTTCGATGTCGGCGTCGTTTCAGACCGATCAGAGCGGCATCGAGCATCAGGACGCGGTGCCGTCGGCCGCACCGCCTGACGATTTGCCCGCATTGTCGGATATCAAGGCATTCGACGACGCGGGGTTCAAACAGTTCGCAGAGTGGGACGTGCGAATCGTGCCGCAGGACAAGCTGACCCGTCTACCCGGCAAGGCGTCACAGCAGCAGGTGTGGTTCCGCCACCGCGATCCGCTGCCCGACGACTACGTCCTGCACATCTGCGCGCTGGCCTACATGAGCGACCTCACGCTGCTCGGGTCGGCCCAGGTGCATCACGCCGACGAGCGCGGACATCTGATGGTCGCATCGCTGGATCATGCGATGTGGTTCATGCGTCAGTTCCGCGCTGACGAATGGCTGTTGTACGACCAGTCGTCGCCCTCGGCGTCGGGCGGCCGATCGCTGTGTCAGGGCAAGATCTTCAACCAGGACGGCGAGATGGTGGCGGCGGTGATGCAGGAGGGTCTCACCCGCTACAAGCGCGACTTCACACCGTGA
- the pdxS gene encoding pyridoxal 5'-phosphate synthase lyase subunit PdxS, producing the protein MDTAPNGSVTQTGTARVKRGMAEMLKGGVIMDVVTPEQARIAEGAGAVAVMALERVPADIRAQGGVARMSDPDLIEGIIDAVTIPVMAKVRIGHFVEAQILQSLGVDYIDESEVLTPADYTHHVDKWKFTVPFVCGATNLGEALRRITEGAAMIRSKGEAGTGDVSNATTHMRAIGGAIRRLTSLSEDELFVAAKELQAPYDLVVEVARAGKLPVTLFTAGGIATPADAAMMMQLGAEGVFVGSGIFKSGDPAGRAAAIVKATTFYDDPDVLAKVSRGLGEAMVGINVEDVAAPHRLAERGW; encoded by the coding sequence GTGGATACCGCACCTAACGGGTCGGTGACCCAAACCGGAACCGCCCGGGTCAAGCGCGGGATGGCGGAGATGCTCAAGGGTGGCGTCATCATGGACGTGGTCACGCCTGAGCAGGCGCGCATCGCCGAGGGAGCCGGCGCGGTGGCCGTCATGGCGCTCGAGCGCGTGCCCGCTGACATTCGGGCCCAGGGTGGTGTCGCGCGGATGAGCGATCCCGATCTGATCGAGGGGATCATCGACGCGGTGACCATCCCGGTGATGGCCAAGGTGCGTATCGGGCATTTCGTCGAGGCGCAGATCTTGCAGAGCCTGGGGGTGGACTACATCGACGAGTCCGAGGTGCTCACTCCCGCCGATTACACCCACCATGTCGACAAGTGGAAGTTCACCGTGCCGTTCGTGTGCGGCGCGACCAACCTGGGTGAGGCGTTGCGCCGGATTACCGAGGGCGCGGCGATGATCCGCTCCAAGGGTGAGGCCGGCACCGGGGATGTGTCCAACGCCACCACCCACATGCGCGCGATCGGCGGTGCGATCCGTCGCCTCACGTCGCTGTCCGAGGACGAGTTGTTCGTCGCGGCAAAGGAATTGCAGGCGCCCTACGACCTTGTCGTCGAGGTGGCGCGGGCCGGCAAGTTGCCGGTCACGCTGTTCACCGCGGGCGGTATCGCGACCCCGGCCGACGCGGCGATGATGATGCAGCTCGGTGCCGAGGGGGTGTTCGTCGGTTCGGGCATCTTCAAGTCCGGGGATCCGGCTGGTCGGGCCGCCGCGATCGTGAAGGCCACCACGTTCTATGACGACCCCGACGTGCTGGCGAAGGTGTCGCGCGGGCTCGGTGAGGCCATGGTCGGTATCAACGTGGAGGACGTCGCGGCCCCGCACCGGCTCGCCGAACGCGGCTGGTAG
- a CDS encoding NUDIX hydrolase encodes MITWILVIALALLLAVLLLVGAWAYQTANRLDRLHVRCDLSWQALDGALARRSVVARAVAVDSYGGAPAGKRLAALADAAERAPRQRREAAENELSSALAMVEPSSLPHALVAELADAEARVLLARRFHNDAVRDTLTLRERPAVRVLRLGGTAPLPSYFEIAERATASDEMAPAPNQRVSARVVLLDRDGAVLLFRGSDPAVADAPIWWFTVGGAVEPGEALADAAAREIAEETGLRVSSADLIGPVWRRGAVFEFNGVLIHSEEKFFVYRTDRFEPSTSGHNDLERRTIHGHRWCDETMIAELVAKGETVYPLQLGELLGEATSLADHPVEMARRQLQSIR; translated from the coding sequence GTGATCACCTGGATCCTCGTGATCGCGCTGGCGCTGCTTCTCGCGGTGCTGCTGTTGGTGGGCGCCTGGGCGTATCAAACCGCCAACCGGCTGGACCGGTTGCACGTCCGCTGCGACCTGTCCTGGCAGGCCCTCGACGGTGCGCTGGCGCGGCGGTCCGTGGTGGCTCGTGCGGTGGCCGTCGACTCCTACGGGGGTGCGCCGGCGGGTAAGCGACTGGCAGCGCTGGCCGATGCGGCCGAGCGTGCCCCGCGGCAGCGGCGTGAGGCTGCCGAGAACGAGCTGTCCTCGGCGTTGGCGATGGTCGAGCCGTCTTCGCTCCCGCACGCGCTGGTCGCCGAGCTGGCCGACGCAGAGGCGCGGGTCCTGCTGGCTCGCCGTTTTCACAACGACGCTGTCCGCGACACCCTCACCCTGCGCGAGCGCCCTGCGGTCAGAGTGCTGCGGCTCGGTGGAACCGCGCCGCTACCAAGCTATTTCGAGATTGCCGAGCGTGCGACGGCATCCGATGAGATGGCGCCCGCGCCCAACCAGCGGGTCTCGGCCCGCGTCGTACTGCTCGATCGCGACGGTGCGGTACTGCTGTTTCGTGGATCCGATCCCGCCGTCGCCGACGCACCGATCTGGTGGTTCACGGTCGGCGGCGCGGTCGAGCCGGGGGAGGCGCTCGCCGACGCCGCCGCGCGGGAGATCGCCGAAGAGACCGGCCTGCGGGTCAGCTCCGCCGATCTGATCGGGCCGGTGTGGCGCCGGGGCGCGGTCTTCGAGTTCAACGGCGTGCTCATCCACAGCGAGGAGAAGTTCTTCGTCTACCGGACCGACCGTTTCGAACCGTCGACAAGCGGTCACAACGACCTCGAGCGGCGCACGATTCATGGTCACCGGTGGTGCGATGAGACAATGATCGCCGAGCTGGTCGCCAAGGGCGAGACCGTATATCCGTTGCAGTTGGGTGAGCTCCTCGGTGAAGCGACGAGCTTGGCCGATCACCCGGTTGAAATGGCGCGGAGGCAGTTGCAATCGATCCGTTGA